One Cytobacillus luteolus genomic window carries:
- a CDS encoding M14 family metallopeptidase produces MRKFLASFLTLLLVLSLVAPTTLANQTSVQSTAQAQSTVELEVSQSLLSLTEVRTVDVKVDFGKQVSLDDLQWKFGDKSFEEWKKWNADAKAFSGESFIKVIKEPHFTSGTVIEATLEFGLPFDTDNLAPRSIRVLYPDLMGDYELTLSATEALTASTTVTLNVYDEFLKYDEIKPAIDKVFTDAEAKNDRYLEYKSLGKSVQGRDIPFVVLAKDKAAVDKYLNETLPTALDNPAKLLEKLEKGTIGDYQVPIWLNNIHPDEVEGVDFQVELLKKFAIEDVVTFKTTDENGTESTVTLNVNDALDHVIFLFNFVSNPDGRVANTRANANGFDLNRDNAYQTQSEIIAINEELAKWTPLSFLDGHGYVNGFLIEPATPPHNPNFEYDLLIDSMMDQAHAMGRAGVANSNLDSYFIPLTDWGNGWDDMTPAYSAIFAMLHGSLGHTIEVPTLSQDSLRALVHSGLGATKYVIENKDLLFKNQLTLFKRGVDGEDNRAVDQYYVNQAGEQIGRIRGDMENFFPEYYVIPVDENQKNVLEAKNMVKYLIRNGIKVEETLQAVNIDGKIYPKGTYVVPMKQAKRGLANAMLYKGDNVSDWDAMYDPIVVNFSALRGFDIAEVRVEDAFTRKTIPIKNVNHVILVENNLDTSVPKQVLKNSNNDVVKIVNNLLAKGKKVEYIIEDNYGFSKGDFVVMTKDLQPYRFKYVLDSIPATKTPKTVKLEQPKVAVIGSSQSTFSVKELGFKIVNIEEADVIIDDSGAFKAEELEGKTYVGIGGRALAAVKKAELLSGFDYKTTKLSHEGLLKANVTDHLVTSGYESEELLYTASGSWITSVPSGAQVLAKISNEDDFYVAGWWPGHESAKGQTLAFTTSVNDTTFSLFANDLVFRGHTQHSYRLLANSIFAAATKQPHKIK; encoded by the coding sequence ATGAGAAAGTTTTTAGCGTCATTTTTAACGCTCCTTTTGGTTTTATCTTTAGTAGCACCGACTACTTTAGCAAACCAAACGAGTGTACAAAGTACTGCTCAGGCTCAGAGCACAGTAGAGCTTGAGGTCAGTCAATCATTACTTTCACTTACTGAGGTTCGAACAGTAGATGTAAAGGTTGATTTTGGTAAACAAGTAAGTTTAGATGATTTACAGTGGAAATTTGGGGATAAGAGTTTTGAAGAATGGAAGAAATGGAATGCTGATGCAAAAGCGTTTAGTGGGGAATCTTTTATTAAGGTAATTAAAGAACCTCACTTTACAAGTGGAACTGTCATCGAAGCAACTTTAGAATTCGGGCTACCATTTGATACAGATAACCTTGCACCACGTTCAATTCGTGTGCTGTACCCAGACTTAATGGGCGACTACGAGCTAACACTTTCAGCAACTGAAGCGTTAACAGCTTCAACAACTGTTACTCTAAATGTATATGATGAATTTTTAAAGTATGATGAGATTAAACCAGCAATTGACAAAGTTTTCACAGATGCTGAAGCAAAGAATGATCGCTACTTAGAATATAAAAGCTTAGGAAAATCCGTACAAGGTCGTGATATACCTTTTGTTGTTCTTGCAAAAGACAAAGCAGCAGTAGATAAATACCTTAACGAGACGTTACCTACTGCACTAGACAATCCTGCTAAATTACTTGAAAAGCTTGAAAAAGGAACAATTGGTGATTATCAGGTTCCAATCTGGCTTAACAATATTCACCCTGATGAAGTTGAAGGTGTTGACTTCCAAGTTGAATTACTAAAAAAGTTTGCAATTGAAGATGTAGTTACATTTAAAACAACAGATGAAAATGGTACAGAATCAACTGTTACATTAAATGTAAACGATGCTTTAGATCATGTTATTTTCTTATTCAATTTTGTTAGTAACCCTGACGGTCGTGTGGCAAACACGCGTGCAAATGCAAATGGATTTGACTTAAACCGTGACAATGCATATCAAACACAATCTGAAATTATTGCTATTAACGAGGAATTAGCAAAGTGGACACCACTTTCTTTCCTTGATGGCCATGGTTATGTAAATGGTTTCTTAATTGAACCAGCTACACCACCACATAACCCGAACTTTGAATATGATTTACTAATTGATTCGATGATGGATCAGGCACACGCAATGGGTCGTGCTGGAGTTGCAAACTCTAATTTAGATTCTTATTTTATTCCTTTAACTGATTGGGGTAATGGCTGGGACGATATGACACCTGCATACTCAGCAATTTTTGCAATGCTACATGGTTCTCTTGGCCATACAATTGAGGTACCAACATTAAGCCAAGATTCTTTACGTGCTTTGGTACATTCAGGTCTTGGTGCAACAAAATATGTTATTGAAAATAAGGATCTACTTTTCAAAAATCAATTAACGCTATTCAAACGTGGCGTAGACGGTGAAGATAACCGTGCTGTTGACCAGTACTATGTAAACCAAGCCGGTGAACAGATTGGACGTATTCGTGGAGATATGGAGAACTTCTTCCCTGAGTACTATGTTATTCCTGTTGATGAAAATCAAAAGAATGTCCTAGAAGCAAAAAATATGGTGAAATATTTAATTCGTAACGGCATTAAAGTAGAAGAAACACTTCAGGCAGTTAACATTGATGGAAAGATTTATCCAAAAGGTACATATGTTGTACCAATGAAACAAGCAAAACGTGGCCTTGCAAATGCAATGCTTTATAAAGGAGACAACGTTTCTGACTGGGATGCAATGTATGACCCTATCGTTGTAAACTTTTCAGCACTTAGAGGATTTGATATTGCAGAAGTTCGCGTTGAAGATGCATTTACTCGTAAAACAATCCCTATTAAAAATGTTAACCATGTGATTCTTGTTGAAAATAATTTAGACACTTCTGTTCCCAAACAGGTTCTTAAGAACTCAAATAATGACGTGGTGAAAATTGTAAATAATCTTCTTGCAAAAGGAAAGAAGGTTGAATACATCATAGAAGATAATTATGGTTTCAGTAAGGGAGATTTTGTTGTTATGACAAAAGATTTACAACCTTACCGATTTAAATATGTTCTTGATTCTATACCAGCAACAAAAACGCCAAAAACAGTAAAGCTCGAACAACCTAAAGTTGCTGTTATTGGATCAAGTCAAAGTACGTTCTCTGTAAAAGAATTAGGATTTAAAATTGTAAATATTGAAGAAGCAGATGTTATCATTGATGACTCAGGTGCATTTAAAGCAGAGGAGTTAGAAGGAAAAACCTATGTAGGTATTGGCGGAAGAGCTTTAGCAGCTGTTAAAAAAGCTGAACTACTTTCAGGCTTTGACTATAAGACTACTAAGCTTTCACATGAAGGTCTACTAAAGGCTAACGTTACGGATCATTTAGTAACCTCGGGTTATGAAAGTGAAGAACTGTTATACACAGCTTCTGGATCATGGATTACATCAGTACCAAGTGGAGCACAGGTTCTTGCAAAAATCTCAAATGAAGATGACTTTTATGTAGCTGGTTGGTGGCCTGGTCATGAAAGTGCTAAAGGTCAAACGCTAGCCTTTACTACTTCAGTAAATGATACTACCTTTAGCCTATTCGCAAATGACTTAGTGTTTAGAGGACATACTCAACACAGCTACCGATTATTAGCGAACAGTATCTTTGCTGCAGCAACAAAACAACCACACAAAATTAAATAG
- a CDS encoding triple tyrosine motif-containing protein, producing the protein MIKLTGFLSFLLCFFSWGSIVTADADSQLIIINKQTNELAFYENGELVRVFKVATGRSESLTPEGTFRIVNKIKNRPYYKDKIPGGDPRNPLGDRWLGLDARGTYGTTYAIHGNNNPASIGTYASAGCVRMHDDEVRWLFERVEKFTTVIITNTTESFDTIAASHGFEPYSKLETVNVDKLSPQPENTEITVKASTSNKNPSLYKFIIFDGDSWITLQDFSTKDQLLWQPTVAGSYQIKVQVKSTSSEKSFDDEKIIPFNVFVSAKINSVSFNSESPQSTNTPINLTAITNDTSQNLMRFSIFDGDKWITVKDYSMLVDFTWTPTEPGIYKIKVETKNTLSSKNAEDEKEFTYTIFEPAHIVSLSSSKYGPQPIGTPFSLFSSTNDEAANLVRYLLHDGEKWNTLQDFSKVMELTWQPEAPGSYKIKMQTKHELSREEFDDEETMDFTIFTPATFQAMTSDKEKFIHSGDSVNIEFKNLDQLEYRISVFNGEEWGVLREYNAESKFEWRPESPGIYRLKIEVKHQLSNQEYDDKNEFLFIVYASSPIQAVLERRAKIRKIRVGA; encoded by the coding sequence ATGATTAAATTAACGGGATTTCTATCATTTTTATTGTGTTTTTTTTCATGGGGGTCTATTGTTACTGCTGATGCTGATAGTCAGTTAATTATTATTAACAAGCAGACGAATGAGCTTGCCTTTTATGAGAATGGAGAACTTGTAAGGGTATTTAAAGTTGCAACCGGAAGGAGTGAGAGTCTTACTCCAGAAGGTACATTTCGGATTGTAAATAAGATAAAGAATAGACCTTATTATAAGGATAAAATTCCAGGTGGTGACCCACGAAATCCACTTGGGGATCGGTGGTTAGGTTTAGATGCTCGAGGAACCTATGGAACGACTTACGCCATTCATGGGAATAACAACCCTGCATCCATTGGTACATATGCAAGTGCTGGGTGTGTGAGAATGCATGATGATGAGGTTCGTTGGCTTTTTGAACGGGTAGAAAAGTTTACAACAGTCATTATTACAAACACAACGGAGTCATTTGACACTATTGCCGCAAGTCATGGGTTTGAGCCTTATAGTAAGTTAGAAACTGTCAACGTTGACAAATTGAGTCCTCAGCCAGAAAATACAGAAATCACAGTTAAAGCTTCAACTAGTAACAAAAATCCTTCCTTATATAAGTTCATAATCTTTGACGGTGATAGCTGGATTACATTACAGGACTTTTCGACCAAAGATCAATTGTTATGGCAGCCTACAGTAGCTGGGTCCTATCAAATTAAGGTTCAAGTGAAAAGCACTTCTTCTGAAAAATCGTTTGATGATGAGAAAATCATTCCTTTTAATGTCTTTGTGTCTGCTAAAATCAACTCAGTTTCATTTAATAGTGAAAGTCCACAATCCACAAATACTCCAATAAATTTAACTGCTATCACTAACGATACATCCCAAAATTTGATGAGGTTTTCTATTTTCGACGGAGATAAATGGATTACGGTAAAGGATTACTCCATGTTAGTAGATTTCACTTGGACTCCAACAGAACCTGGTATATATAAAATAAAAGTGGAAACGAAAAATACGCTTTCCAGTAAAAATGCTGAGGATGAGAAAGAATTTACCTATACCATTTTTGAACCAGCACACATTGTTTCGCTTTCCTCAAGTAAATATGGTCCACAGCCAATCGGCACTCCATTTTCACTTTTTAGTTCAACAAATGATGAGGCTGCTAACCTAGTAAGATATTTACTACATGATGGTGAAAAGTGGAACACTCTACAAGACTTCTCAAAAGTTATGGAACTTACTTGGCAACCCGAGGCTCCCGGTTCGTATAAAATAAAAATGCAAACAAAACATGAGTTGAGTAGAGAAGAGTTTGATGATGAGGAAACAATGGATTTTACAATCTTCACACCTGCAACTTTTCAAGCTATGACTTCTGATAAAGAAAAATTCATTCATTCTGGGGACAGTGTTAATATCGAGTTTAAAAATTTAGATCAGCTTGAGTACCGCATTTCAGTTTTTAATGGAGAAGAATGGGGTGTTCTAAGAGAATATAATGCAGAAAGTAAGTTTGAATGGCGACCGGAATCCCCTGGAATCTATCGGTTAAAAATTGAAGTTAAACACCAGCTATCAAATCAAGAATATGATGACAAGAATGAGTTTTTATTCATCGTTTATGCATCATCACCTATTCAAGCCGTACTTGAACGCCGAGCAAAAATAAGAAAAATTCGAGTTGGGGCCTGA
- a CDS encoding 2-hydroxyacid dehydrogenase: MKKIYITRKLPAEIIDKLSKQFKITMWEEENIPVSREVLLNEIKDVEGLFCMLTDSIDKEVLDQAQKLKVISTLAVGYNNIDIKKAKNRGITVTNTPGVLTETTADLTFALLMATARRVVEASDFLRSGEWGAWSPMELTGQDIYGATIGIVGMGRIGEALVRRAKGFDMKVLYHNRTRKPEKEAEFGVQYAELKELLQQSDYVCLLLPYSPEVHYLIGKEELSLMKKTAILINTARGGIVNEDALYHALKNREIWAAGLDVFEQEPIPLDHPLLTLPNVVTLPHIGSASVKTRMTMAHLVADNIINVLNGEEPITPVKL, encoded by the coding sequence ATGAAGAAGATTTACATCACCAGAAAGCTACCAGCTGAAATCATCGATAAACTATCAAAGCAATTCAAAATTACAATGTGGGAAGAAGAAAATATCCCAGTGTCTAGAGAAGTACTATTAAATGAAATCAAAGACGTAGAGGGTCTATTTTGTATGTTAACAGATTCTATTGATAAAGAGGTGTTAGACCAAGCACAAAAGCTAAAGGTAATTAGCACTCTTGCAGTAGGGTATAACAACATTGATATAAAAAAAGCTAAGAACCGAGGAATCACTGTAACCAATACACCTGGGGTTTTAACTGAGACAACTGCCGACTTAACATTTGCCTTATTAATGGCTACTGCAAGAAGAGTAGTAGAAGCTTCAGATTTCCTCCGAAGTGGTGAGTGGGGAGCATGGTCTCCAATGGAATTAACGGGTCAAGATATTTACGGAGCAACCATTGGAATCGTGGGAATGGGACGAATTGGCGAAGCGCTTGTTAGAAGAGCAAAAGGCTTTGATATGAAGGTGCTTTACCATAACAGAACACGCAAACCGGAAAAAGAAGCAGAATTTGGTGTCCAGTATGCCGAATTAAAAGAGTTGCTACAGCAGTCTGATTACGTATGTCTCCTCCTTCCGTATAGCCCTGAAGTTCACTATCTCATCGGTAAAGAGGAATTATCTCTTATGAAGAAAACTGCAATCTTAATTAACACAGCAAGAGGCGGTATTGTTAATGAAGATGCTTTATACCACGCGTTGAAAAACCGTGAAATATGGGCAGCGGGACTGGATGTCTTTGAGCAAGAGCCAATTCCTCTTGACCATCCACTCTTAACACTACCAAATGTCGTTACTCTTCCTCACATTGGAAGTGCAAGCGTGAAAACAAGAATGACGATGGCACATTTGGTTGCAGATAATATCATTAATGTATTAAATGGAGAAGAACCAATTACTCCGGTGAAATTGTGA
- a CDS encoding permease: MIIETFKSFIGIALELTILFIGISFLISLVQGFIPYKKIEKMLVGKNKIVGALFALIFAFITPFCSCSTIPVVVNMLNKKLPFGLIMVFLFASPLLDPTIVTIMGVYLGWKVAIIYTIVTAIFSVIIGFTLEALGFERSVKKVVMTGFNEENEKKFDVKSALKETLGLMKSVYPYLLIGAAVGAIIQGLVPTEFISGLFGEERWWLVPVAAIIGIPLYIRLSTMIPISQILIMKGMALGPVMAMMISSVGASLPEVVLLKSIFKKELVFTFVGSVVVMSTISGFIFYIV; the protein is encoded by the coding sequence ATGATTATAGAAACTTTTAAGAGTTTCATTGGAATTGCTTTAGAATTAACCATCTTATTTATCGGAATCTCGTTTTTAATTAGCTTAGTGCAAGGGTTTATCCCTTACAAGAAAATTGAAAAAATGCTAGTAGGTAAAAACAAAATAGTAGGTGCACTGTTCGCACTGATCTTTGCCTTCATTACACCATTTTGCTCATGTTCAACGATTCCGGTTGTAGTGAACATGCTAAACAAGAAACTACCATTTGGGCTCATTATGGTCTTTCTATTTGCCTCACCATTACTAGATCCAACGATAGTAACAATTATGGGAGTATACTTAGGCTGGAAGGTAGCCATTATTTATACAATCGTAACAGCTATATTTTCAGTAATAATCGGATTTACCTTGGAGGCACTTGGCTTTGAACGTTCAGTGAAAAAGGTAGTGATGACAGGATTTAATGAAGAAAATGAGAAAAAATTTGATGTTAAAAGTGCATTGAAAGAGACACTGGGATTAATGAAGAGTGTATATCCTTACCTTTTAATTGGTGCAGCAGTTGGTGCAATTATTCAAGGGCTTGTTCCTACTGAATTCATTTCAGGATTATTTGGAGAAGAACGTTGGTGGTTAGTGCCTGTAGCAGCAATCATCGGCATTCCATTATATATAAGATTGTCTACTATGATTCCAATTTCGCAAATTCTTATTATGAAAGGAATGGCACTAGGTCCGGTCATGGCAATGATGATCAGCTCTGTCGGTGCTAGTTTACCTGAAGTCGTTTTACTTAAATCGATCTTCAAGAAAGAATTAGTGTTTACCTTCGTAGGTTCAGTCGTGGTTATGTCAACAATATCAGGCTTTATCTTTTATATTGTGTAG
- a CDS encoding SGNH/GDSL hydrolase family protein: protein MKSFIVIIITFLSFGSLVFGKIHYDNKIAAHANTTIENKVKVETTEVKNNEVEVSPEEIVDYSALTKNLPEEIVSKINASVGSNMPVNLVILGSKSRSSDSYGWPTLLKQKIEETYRGTFNITIEEISDKTSMEVVNDDLHQPVVDSKPDILLFEPFILTDNGIVRMEDLLENLTFMLEAFKSENPNMLILLQPAHPLYNAKFYPREVNEFKNYAEENEITYLDHWTAWPEQTSRDLLGYLTEDSAEPNEEGHRLWAEFLVDYFVSGN, encoded by the coding sequence ATGAAATCATTTATCGTCATCATCATTACTTTTTTATCATTTGGTTCTTTGGTTTTTGGGAAAATACATTATGATAATAAGATAGCAGCGCATGCTAACACCACGATTGAAAATAAGGTAAAGGTCGAAACCACAGAAGTAAAAAATAACGAAGTAGAAGTTTCTCCAGAAGAGATCGTTGATTATTCAGCATTGACGAAAAATCTTCCTGAAGAGATTGTTTCTAAAATAAATGCTTCGGTGGGAAGTAATATGCCTGTAAACTTGGTCATCCTTGGTTCAAAATCAAGATCCTCTGATTCTTATGGTTGGCCAACTCTACTTAAGCAAAAGATAGAAGAAACGTATCGAGGCACTTTTAATATTACTATAGAAGAAATTAGTGATAAAACATCAATGGAGGTTGTTAATGATGACCTCCATCAACCAGTTGTAGATAGCAAACCGGATATTCTTCTTTTTGAACCCTTTATTTTAACAGATAACGGAATAGTAAGAATGGAAGACCTATTAGAGAACCTAACATTCATGTTAGAGGCTTTCAAGTCCGAAAATCCAAATATGCTTATACTGTTGCAGCCGGCACACCCGTTATATAATGCTAAATTTTATCCGAGAGAAGTTAATGAGTTTAAGAACTACGCTGAAGAAAATGAAATTACTTATTTAGACCATTGGACAGCTTGGCCAGAACAAACTTCACGGGATTTATTAGGTTATTTAACAGAAGATAGTGCTGAGCCAAATGAAGAAGGTCATAGGCTTTGGGCGGAGTTTTTAGTGGATTATTTTGTTAGTGGAAATTAA
- a CDS encoding YifB family Mg chelatase-like AAA ATPase has translation MTTIGLKGVDGYRVQVEVQTTCGMEAFKIVGLPDTSVRESKQRVSAALHSLENYLVDQKTIVNLSPSEQKKNGPFFDLPIAIGILKSMNVIEAQIDSNTGFIGALSLEGAVLAVEGMLPAILAAKRIGLSILYMPYSDSLPALEIEGLEIIYISSIQQVLKHLSGKSIPIIRGIQKPNIQKIYHDKDFSSIIGHQEAKRALEVSAAGEHQVFMVGPPGSGKSMLAETLPSILPPLSREAQLEKISLYELAGLDYSDSCLPPIRAPHHSASSVSIVGGGQSPKPGEISLAHLGVLFLDEIAEFSKKTLDMLRQPIESGVITISRVRTIVKYPAAFLLIGAMNPCPCGYEGSTTHYCTCSSKQVQLYRNKLSGPMRDRFDINLTIKPVIISRENSSVEEASESIRKRVTAARDRQYERYGQDITNNRVSFELLIQSGTLPNQIQEFLQRVTIKNKWSSRAQIKILRLARTISDLKGIEKITEDCILEAINLHQLYNKGNITT, from the coding sequence GTGACAACTATTGGTTTAAAAGGTGTCGATGGGTATCGTGTACAGGTGGAAGTCCAGACAACATGTGGTATGGAGGCTTTTAAAATAGTCGGTCTTCCAGACACCTCTGTACGGGAATCTAAGCAGCGAGTTTCTGCTGCCTTACATTCACTAGAAAACTATCTGGTAGACCAAAAAACGATCGTAAATCTATCCCCATCGGAACAAAAGAAAAATGGTCCGTTTTTTGATTTGCCAATTGCCATCGGCATTTTAAAAAGTATGAATGTCATAGAAGCTCAGATTGATAGCAATACTGGGTTCATAGGGGCATTGTCGCTAGAAGGTGCAGTTTTAGCAGTAGAAGGGATGTTACCTGCTATTTTGGCTGCAAAAAGAATTGGTCTTTCAATCTTATATATGCCTTATAGCGATAGTCTCCCTGCATTAGAAATTGAGGGTTTAGAAATCATATATATCTCTTCAATACAACAGGTTCTAAAACATTTGTCCGGAAAATCAATACCAATAATCCGCGGAATCCAAAAACCTAATATACAAAAGATATATCATGATAAGGATTTTTCAAGCATTATTGGACATCAAGAGGCAAAGCGAGCATTGGAAGTTTCAGCTGCTGGAGAGCATCAAGTTTTCATGGTAGGACCTCCAGGGTCGGGTAAAAGTATGTTGGCTGAAACTTTACCCTCCATTCTTCCACCTCTATCAAGGGAGGCGCAACTAGAAAAAATAAGCTTGTATGAGTTAGCAGGATTGGATTATTCAGATTCGTGTTTACCCCCAATTAGGGCTCCACATCACTCCGCTTCAAGTGTATCAATTGTAGGAGGTGGGCAATCTCCAAAGCCAGGTGAAATATCTTTAGCCCACCTGGGAGTTTTATTTTTAGATGAAATAGCTGAGTTTTCTAAGAAGACTCTTGATATGTTGCGACAACCAATAGAAAGTGGAGTCATAACAATCAGCCGAGTTAGGACAATTGTTAAGTATCCTGCAGCATTTTTGCTAATAGGAGCAATGAATCCATGCCCTTGCGGATACGAGGGGTCCACAACTCATTATTGTACCTGTTCTTCAAAGCAAGTTCAGTTATATCGTAATAAGCTTTCTGGTCCAATGAGAGACCGCTTTGATATTAATCTCACTATCAAGCCAGTTATCATTAGCCGTGAAAATTCCTCAGTTGAAGAGGCCTCAGAATCCATTCGAAAACGTGTTACAGCCGCTCGGGATCGACAATATGAAAGATATGGTCAAGACATTACAAACAACAGGGTCTCTTTTGAATTATTAATCCAGTCAGGTACTCTACCGAACCAAATACAAGAATTTCTACAACGTGTTACTATTAAAAATAAATGGAGTAGCCGAGCTCAAATAAAGATTTTACGTCTAGCCAGAACGATATCTGATTTAAAAGGAATCGAGAAGATTACTGAAGACTGTATATTAGAAGCGATTAATCTGCACCAACTGTATAATAAAGGAAACATTACCACCTAG
- a CDS encoding transposase, whose translation MSRKHRICFPGATYHITARGNRKAEIFLEREDYQKYLAIFECVHRTNPITLHSYCLMPNHVHLLIETDNLPISLFMKELQSRYAIYFNRKYDLVGHVFQGRYGAQLIDSVTYFLEVTRYIHRNPLEANLVLDPANYSWSSYPAYLSKVQHPLIKTTKTLSYFQNPRYMTYKEYVEKEDKQVGEVGRLLQK comes from the coding sequence ATGTCAAGAAAGCATCGGATATGTTTTCCTGGAGCAACTTATCATATTACAGCTCGGGGAAATCGAAAAGCAGAAATTTTCCTGGAAAGAGAGGATTATCAGAAGTATTTAGCTATTTTTGAATGTGTCCACAGAACAAACCCCATTACTTTACACTCATATTGCCTCATGCCTAATCATGTACATCTTCTAATCGAAACAGATAATTTACCAATCTCACTATTTATGAAAGAGCTTCAATCACGGTACGCAATTTATTTTAATAGGAAATATGATCTTGTGGGCCATGTATTTCAAGGAAGGTACGGAGCACAATTAATTGATTCTGTTACATATTTCCTAGAAGTCACTCGCTATATTCATCGAAATCCACTCGAGGCAAATCTTGTACTAGACCCTGCAAATTATTCCTGGAGCAGCTATCCCGCCTATTTATCTAAAGTTCAACATCCACTCATAAAGACTACAAAGACATTAAGTTATTTTCAAAATCCAAGATATATGACCTATAAGGAGTATGTTGAAAAAGAGGATAAGCAAGTTGGGGAGGTTGGGAGATTATTGCAAAAGTGA
- a CDS encoding polysaccharide deacetylase family protein: protein MARKLLSLSFLLLFVTSYPQQNSLAMHDFIQYLLYENEIVHVQAVTDIQTKSTTVNPNEPSKSDFDRWLYAENNQVAGWISSTNETVTDIKGKFFTSSTPKMQIRRGAHDTYKQVGFLERGHIVNAIDRFENSVGETWIQINNGKVTGWVPLDSMEVFNGDTNYLNKAVFIKVDAQLRREATYDARTVHIIDKEKQVVIKSSIIINNETWYRLQVEDKSGWVHHSDITNELTLAQDFNVGQEATHIRKGADASYDIVSKLPIGQKVQATTMFINGKNEIWYRLELENGKTGWILGIALTPYNVKKKAKAISTIEKEKVAYLTIDDGPTSYTGKLLDILKEYNAKATFFMLDGPMKTYDSDVKRMVAEGHALGSHGVTHDKNIFYHSPASAVSELQITRETIKRIAGLKSNLMRVPYGSVPYMKKNYRHAAANEQFIMWDWNVDSLDWKFNSSRYVDFTLEQVRRVEGAGQSPIILIHDRKATIDNLPKLLEALDQLGYSLAPLTEDMQPYQFKTK, encoded by the coding sequence ATGGCTAGGAAACTATTATCTTTATCATTTTTATTATTATTCGTAACCTCTTATCCACAGCAAAACAGTTTAGCTATGCATGACTTTATTCAGTATCTTTTATATGAAAATGAAATAGTCCACGTACAAGCTGTAACGGATATTCAAACGAAAAGTACAACAGTGAACCCTAACGAACCTTCTAAAAGTGATTTTGATAGATGGTTATATGCTGAAAATAATCAGGTCGCTGGTTGGATAAGTTCAACAAATGAAACTGTTACAGATATAAAAGGCAAATTTTTCACTAGCTCTACTCCTAAAATGCAAATTCGGAGAGGTGCTCATGATACTTATAAACAGGTGGGATTCCTAGAAAGGGGTCATATCGTAAATGCTATAGATAGATTTGAAAATAGTGTTGGAGAAACATGGATACAAATAAATAACGGCAAAGTCACAGGCTGGGTGCCTTTAGATAGTATGGAAGTTTTTAATGGGGACACAAATTATTTAAATAAAGCCGTATTCATAAAAGTGGATGCTCAACTAAGGAGAGAGGCCACTTACGATGCCCGAACTGTTCACATAATAGATAAAGAAAAACAAGTTGTAATCAAAAGTTCTATCATTATAAATAATGAAACATGGTATAGATTACAAGTTGAAGATAAAAGTGGTTGGGTCCATCACTCTGACATAACCAATGAGCTTACTTTGGCTCAAGACTTTAATGTAGGGCAAGAGGCTACTCATATTCGTAAGGGGGCTGATGCTAGTTATGACATAGTTTCAAAACTACCTATTGGACAAAAAGTTCAAGCTACGACTATGTTCATTAATGGGAAAAATGAAATATGGTATAGACTAGAGCTAGAGAATGGAAAAACAGGATGGATTCTAGGAATAGCTTTAACACCTTACAATGTTAAGAAAAAAGCAAAAGCTATTAGCACCATAGAAAAAGAAAAAGTTGCTTACTTAACAATAGACGATGGCCCAACTAGCTACACAGGTAAACTATTAGATATTCTTAAAGAATATAATGCAAAAGCGACATTTTTTATGCTAGACGGGCCTATGAAAACATACGACAGTGATGTCAAAAGAATGGTTGCGGAGGGACATGCACTCGGTTCTCATGGTGTTACACATGATAAGAACATTTTTTATCATTCACCAGCATCGGCAGTAAGTGAATTGCAGATTACTAGAGAAACAATTAAACGAATTGCCGGACTAAAATCTAATTTAATGAGAGTGCCATATGGTAGTGTACCCTATATGAAAAAGAATTACCGTCATGCGGCTGCCAATGAACAGTTTATTATGTGGGATTGGAATGTAGATAGCCTAGATTGGAAGTTTAATAGTTCGAGATATGTGGATTTTACCCTTGAACAAGTAAGAAGAGTTGAAGGTGCAGGGCAGTCACCAATTATCCTCATTCATGACAGGAAGGCAACTATTGATAACTTGCCAAAACTACTAGAAGCTTTAGACCAACTTGGCTATTCACTTGCTCCTCTAACTGAAGATATGCAACCCTATCAATTTAAGACAAAATAA